In the genome of Plasmodium chabaudi chabaudi strain AS genome assembly, chromosome: 6, one region contains:
- a CDS encoding CIR protein: MDTKLCNLFINVDKLFTKGNVNETLFNTSNLYKKYCPNGKCNTNYDRIGALCEYLLAELPKLNNKPNGSKDNVNQYYEYVFMWLADKFRKANNEGFFTLDEYYEEFLVNHNDNFNYWYELDNKMHLKDSNIILMVEFYYLFTNICNMLLESEKSELDLNKIKVFDNNCFRKYYFINSKAFKCNPYIELLTNLKKKYDEYKSLIIKKFPKNGNANNFFSDFPPINNSNNNHPEQQFESKGCELLHVIYQRPGRKYKPKKRQKMLKPPPDDLKIKKDKVESNKDKSNKPTNSAEKHTEPQKDTKQSAKEKDQPPVKKEIQQPTIKENQTSTKKETQASTKEVTQTPTKEVTQASTKEVTQASESKILSIPQKAKELVQKVLKPSQNSQEASPNNTHVSLDDKGTSKDMGIVSENIVNKQEIEKIRSKRDLQLSDIPSASQQNEPLPPPPESTNEKIPVKSENIAVEFTNKTIEPTNITADLSDNLPDTESGSAKRTKRSASQDNSENQKETTKSENTGSSSTQSKDTQESSDSNKELNIKKVIDYSVDFFRTYSSLFNDTVNKIEEHIQEIVVSKINDIIEKIHKYQQIIQKLGSTIGQIQILNDHQNGSEKSPDTQNEVENTKGNENTGINNLKKSTVGTSNQQKSLGTRQGTPNGVSADQRIESGSPDIGFNNPGEVVNPSKQPEAESPATKSSNTSVTSPSQLPSQSVTPSKTQATSPKSVPQPQREPSITLSSTASGAITTTSTTTTMPTGEPSVITISSIETTLSGQNGASKKLSRARRSLNPGSSISTPANGLGATSDTSPSATPSITISSSVPGTIPIAPITTNVSTGEQAETSMSSIENILHSQDDITKRSSRRKRSAASGSSISISSSGQGVTSDASSSMEKGSITGTEVKINEKSSIWCIGSNKKCNIIGIGIIGISIFVFLAFMFKYLSFGSRKKSKKKKITKKVINLVDGRKMEKTFINSIDREKKSKIIINSGDNKKIAKIIMNSDDTNKPIKMAIDPWDEKRKTHITINSDDNIKPIKKAIDPWDEKQMTHITINSEHTKKYTKSVINSSDRKKTNIIANSVNEKISLLNIYKFMKADPIPFINLFFLLIFFVYKRKYNFL; this comes from the exons ATGGACACAAAATTG tgcaatttatttattaatgttGATAAGCTTTTTACCAAGGGAAATGTCAACGAAACACTATTTAATACCTCTAACTtgtacaaaaaatattgtccTAATGGAAAATGTAATACTAATTATGATAGAATTGGCGCTTTATGCGAATATTTACTTGCTGAATTGCCAAAATTGAATAACAAACCAAATGGGAGTAAAGATAATGTTAATCAATATTATGAGTACGTTTTTATGTGGTTAGCTGACAAATTCCGTAAGGCAAATAATGAAGGTTTCTTCACTTTAGATGAGTATTATGAGGAGTTTTTAGTTAATcataatgataattttaattattggTACGAATTggataataaaatgcatTTGAAGGATagcaatattattttgatggttgaattttattatttattcacTAATATATGTAACATGCTGTTGGAAAGTGAAAAATCCGAATTAGAcctaaacaaaattaaggtgtttgataataattgttttagaaagtattattttattaactcGAAGGCTTTTAAATGTAATCCATATATTGAATTATTGactaatttaaaaaaaaaatatgatgaatataaaagCTTAATTATTAAGAAATTTCccaaaaatggaaatgctaacaattttttttcagattTTCCtccaataaataatagtaataataatcatcCAGAACAACAATTTGAAAGTAAAGGGTGTGAACTATTACATGTAATATATCAGAGACCTGGGAGAAAGTATAAACCAAAAAAGAGACAGAAAATGCTAAAACCCCCACCAGATGAtctaaaaattaaaaaggatAAAGTAGAAAGTAATAAGgataaatcaaataaaccCACAAATAGTGCAGAAAAACATACAGAGCCTCAAAAGGATACGAAGCAATCTGCTAAAGAGAAAGACCAACCACCTGTTAAAAAGGAAATCCAACAACCTACAATAAAGGAAAACCAAACATCTACTAAAAAGGAAACCCAGGCATCTACTAAAGAGGTAACCCAAACACCTACTAAAGAGGTAACCCAAGCATCTACTAAAGAGGTAACCCAGGCATCAGAATCTAAAATATTAAGTATTCCACAAAAAGCTAAGGAACTAGTTCAAAAAGTATTAAAACCTTCACAAAATAGTCAAGAAGCGTCACCAAATAATACCCATGTTTCATTAGATGATAAAGGCACATCAAAAGACATGGGAATTGTATCAgaaaatattgtaaataaacaagaaatcgaaaaaataagatCAAAAAGGGATTTACAATTATCAGATATTCCCTCAGCATCGCAACAGAATGAACCGTTACCTCCACCGCCAGAGTCAactaatgaaaaaataccAGTAAAATCTGAGAATATTGCAGTGGAATTTACGAATAAAACAATAGAACCTACGAATATAACAGCAGATTTAAGTGATAACTTACCAGATACTGAGAGTGGGTCAGCAAAAAGAACGAAACGGAGTGCATCACAAGACAATTCAGAGAATCAAAAAGAAACCACTAAATCAGAAAACACAGGTTCCTCATCAACACAATCAAAAGATACACAAGAATCGTCGGATTCCaataaagaattaaatattaagaaAGTTATAGATTATTCTGTAGATTTTTTCCGAACATATAGTTCACTATTTAATGATACcgttaataaaattgaagaaCATATACAAGAAATAGTGGTGTCTAAGATTAATGatattattgaaaaaattcacAAATATCaacaaattatacaaaaattagGTTCTACAATTGGCCAAattcaaatattaaatgatcACCAAAATGGATCTGAAAAATCACCAGATACCCAGAATGAAGTAGAAAATACCAAAGGTAATGAAAACACTGGAATAAATAATCTAAAAAAATCAACAGTTGGCACAAGTAATCAACAAAAAAGCCTAGGAACTAGACAAGGAACCCCAAATGGTGTTTCAGCAGACCAGCGTATTGAATCAGGAAGTCCAGACATTGGATTCAATAATCCAGGGGAGGTGGTAAATCCATCTAAGCAACCAGAAGCAGAATCACCAGCAACTAAATCATCAAACACATCAGTAACTTCGCCATCTCAATTACCATCACAATCAGTTACACCATCAAAAACACAAGCAACATCTCCAAAATCAGTACCACAACCACAACGGGAGCCATCAATAACTTTATCATCTACAGCATCTGGAGCTATTACAACAACATCAACGACTACAACTATGCCAACAGGTGAACCATCTGTGATAACTATTTCATCAATAGAAACCACATTGTCTGGACAAAATGGTgcttcaaaaaaattatctcGAGCAAGGAGATCACTCAATCCTGGAAGTTCAATAAGTACTCCAGCAAATGGGTTAGGAGCTACATCAGATACATCACCATCAGCTACACCATCAATAACAATATCATCTTCAGTACCTGGAACAATTCCAATAGCACCAATAACTACAAATGTATCAACAGGTGAACAGGCTGAGACATCTATGTCATCAATAGAAAACATATTGCATAGTCAAGATGATATTACCAAACGATCATCTCGAAGAAAGAGATCAGCCGCTTCTGGAAGTTCAATAAGCATTTCATCCAGTGGGCAAGGAGTTACATCAGATGCATCATCCAGCATGGAGAAAGGAAGCATAACTGGAACCGAAGTTAAAATTAACGAAAAATCATCAATATGGTGTATAggatcaaataaaaaatgtaacatAATAGGTATTGGTATTATAGGCATTTCAatattcgtttttttagcatttatgtttaag tatttatcatttggatcgagaaaaaaatcgaagaaaaaaaaaatcacgaaaaaagttataaattTGGTTGATGGAaggaaaatggaaaaaacatttataaattcaatTGATAGGGAAAAAAAGTCGaagataattataaattcaggtgataataaaaaaatagcgaAGATAATTATGAATTCCGATGATACAAACAAACCAATAAAAATGGCGATAGATCCATGGGATGAAAAACGAAAGACCCATATAACTATAAATTCAGATGATAATATCAAGCCAATAAAAAAGGCGATAGATCCATGGGatgaaaaacaaatgaCACATATAACTATAAATTCAGaacatacaaaaaaatatacaaaatcaGTTATAAATTCAAGCGATAGAAAAAAGACGAACATAATTGCAAATTCAGTTAATGAgaaaatatcattattaaatatatacaaatttatgaAAGCCGATCCTAtaccatttattaatttgttttttttgttaattttttttgtttataaaagaaaatacaattttttatag
- a CDS encoding CIR protein encodes MSAHVCEIFGNLYMQLPDGDDEVNLGNGASLLYESYCPTNNGQHGTCNTDYDKIGAGFGYLLTQLFNNVESEEEHENQKGNYVHYGLMWISYKLQQLNEKNSQSIGLNDFFSNYIINGEWYDDIEEYVEPKMFLLNNDINIEHMSDIYKIFKQMCKIFSNDADDIDDLDFTGYYESVKSCGENILKKNSNYGGNDTRDSHCRALYDMLEHVYNDFKKDYVEVMGPQTNELPEIPKIEEIKEIIESKLDESDSQDDVPNSEHINSTNDLEPQQNEETTEDPTNNILLDGFAVPYYEITTPDYEITVPDYEFTITNYKPHDFLDGVEVPDIEIDAEIVFDGIELPDTEAEYPDAQDDFFYIDADLSFFEDKYAYLENDPQNIVDALFVSENSIPNIVDELYVPEDDLSYPMVKPKIIDFEWPDLNIEQNDSDNQPQPHQINTLKFDDPFKHPENFSDSIMCKLHGPKSVYCNRIICNRIKIGVIALSIPIVLVFIYKYFPWKRTKKPKKTKKMKKVINLLDRKKTKKIDIHSIDDKKTIQTIINSNDKKKTPKRIINSNDKEKTRKRIINSNDKGKTRKRIINYNDKEKTTLLFNIYKQMRLSPMPFIHLFMLLILFIFKRKKNSIE; translated from the exons ATGTCCGCTCATgtg tGTGAAATATTTggtaatttatatatgcaattaCCAGATGGTGATGACGAAGTAAATCTAGGGAATGGCGCAAGCTTATTATACGAATCTTATTGCCCTACAAATAATGGACAACATGGGACTTGTAATACTGACTATGATAAAATTGGCGCTGGGTTTGGATATTTATTAACgcaattatttaataatgttGAATCTGAGGAGGAGCATGAAAATCAGAAAGGCAACTATGTACATTATGGTTTGATGTGGATAAGTTATAAATTGCAgcaattaaatgaaaaaaatagccaATCCATTGGtttaaatgatttttttagtaattatataataaatggtGAATGGTACGATGACATTGAAGAATATGTTGAACCCAAAATGTTTTTGCTTAATAACGATATTAATATTGAACATATGAgtgatatttataaaatatttaaacaaatgtgtaaaatattttctaatgATGCTGACGATATTGATGACTTAGATTTCACGGGTTATTATGAATCTGTTAAAAGTTGTggtgaaaatatattaaaaaaaaatagtaactATGGCGGTAATGATACCAGAGATAGCCATTGTCGTGCTTTATATGATATGTTGGAACATGTTTATaatgattttaaaaaggaTTATGTTGAGGTAATGGGACCTCAAACTAATGAGCTTCCCGAAATTCCAAAGatagaagaaataaaagaaattatcGAATCCAAATTGGATGAATCAGATTCGCAGGATGATGTGCCAAATAGTGAGCATATAAATTCAACAAACGACCTAGAACCACAACAAAACGAAGAAACTACAGAAGACCCAACAAACAATATACTTTTAGATGGATTCGCTGTTCCATATTATGAAATTACTACTCCAGATTATGAAATCACTGTTCCAGATTATGAATTCACAAtcacaaattataaaccTCATGATTTTCTTGATGGAGTAGAAGTCCCAGACATAGAGATTGACGCCGAAATTGTTTTTGATGGGATAGAACTTCCAGATACAGAGGCTGAATACCCAGATGCGCAGgacgattttttttacatagatgctgatttatcattttttgaggacaaatatgcatatttagaaaatgaCCCCCAAAATATCGTCGATGCCTTATTTGTTTCAGAAAATTCCATCCCAAACATCGTCGATGAATTATATGTTCCAGAAGATGATTTATCATATCCAATGGTGAAACCAAAAATTATAGATTTTGAATGGCCAGATTTAAATATTGAGCAAAATGATTCTGATAATCAACCACAGCCACATCAAATTAATACATTAAAATTTGACGATCCATTCAAGCACCCAGAGAACTTCTCAGACAGCATTATGTGCAAACTACATGGACCCAAATCAGTATATTGTAATAGGATTATATGTAATAGGATAAAAATTGGAGTTATAGCTCTTTCAATACCTATTGTTTtggtatttatatataag TATTTTCCATGGAAGAGGACAAAAAAACcaaagaaaacaaaaaaaatgaaaaaagttataaatttacttgatagaaaaaaaacaaaaaagataGACATACATTCCattgatgataaaaaaactatacaaacaattataaattccaatgataaaaaaaaaacaccaaaaagaattataaattccaacgataaagaaaaaacaagaaaaagaattataaaTTCCAACGATAAAGGAAAAACaagaaaaagaattataaattataacgataaagaaaaaacaacactattattcaatatatacaaacaaATGCGGCTAAGCCCTATGccttttattcatttatttatgttattgattctttttatttttaaaagaaaaaaaaattctatagaatag